From a single Nicotiana tomentosiformis chromosome 2, ASM39032v3, whole genome shotgun sequence genomic region:
- the LOC104117959 gene encoding protein NUCLEAR FUSION DEFECTIVE 4-like, translating to MVEVQAGGGNTTGGGGRHEVLQFALHVVRGRWFSLFASFLIMAGAGATYLFGTYSKEIKGSLGYDQTTLNLLGFFKDLGANVGVLSGLIAEVTPTWFVLLVGAAMNFTGYLMIWLAVVGKISKPKVWKMCIYICLGANSQNFANTGALVTSIRNFPESRGNMIGLLKGFTGLSGAIMTQLYLAVYGNDSQSLILLIAWLPAALSVVFVYTIREMKVVRQPNQQTVFFYCLIISIVLAVFLMVMTLVEKAIAFSHAAYVGTATVACALLFLPLLVFIREELILWRQKKLLLGPPKMVAENPPASVESELKAIPELPQISETKKEFNSKSSWLTDIFLNKPARGEDYTILQALLSTDMLILFLATFCGLGSSLTAVDNLGQIGESLGYPTTTIKSFVSLLSIWNFFGRIFAGFVSESLLVRFKFPRPLMMTLVLLLSCIGLLFIAFPFPGSVYVASLIIGFSFGAQLPLLFTIISELFGLKYYSTLFNCGQLASPLGSYILNVRVTGPLYDREALRDLEKKGLTRASVKELTCMGNQCYRLAFIILAGVTFFGALASLILVARTRQFYKGDIYKKFREQAEAADTEMASPNSTKTR from the coding sequence ATGGTAGAGGTGCAAGCGGGTGGTGGCAACACCACGGGAGGTGGAGGCCGCCATGAGGTCCTCCAATTTGCCTTACATGTGGTTCGAGGTCGATGGTTCTCACTTTTTGCCTCTTTCCTCATCATGGCTGGAGCAGGGGCTACTTACCTTTTCGGGACATATTCCAAGGAAATAAAAGGCTCTCTAGGATATGATCAGACCACGCTTAATCTCTTGGGATTCTTCAAGGATCTTGGAGCTAATGTTGGAGTTCTGTCCGGCCTGATAGCCGAGGTAACTCCAACATGGTTTGTGCTGCTAGTTGGCGCGGCCATGAATTTTACAGGTTACCTTATGATATGGCTTGCTGTTGTTGGCAAGATTTCAAAGCCAAAAGTTTGGAAAATGTGCATATACATATGCCTTGGAGCCAATTCTCAGAATTTTGCAAATACAGGAGCTCTTGTGACCTCTATTAGGAACTTCCCCGAGAGTAGAGGTAACATGATAGGCCTTTTAAAAGGATTTACAGGGCTAAGTGGAGCTATAATGACACAACTATACTTAGCTGTCTATGGAAATGATTCTCAATCACTTATACTCTTAATTGCCTGGCTTCCGGCTGCACTATCTGTAGTATTTGTCTATACTATTCGAGAAATGAAAGTCGTTAGGCAGCCAAATCAGCAAACGGTTTTCTTCTATTGCTTGATAATATCAATTGTGCTAGCAGTGTTTCTGATGGTCATGACACTGGTCGAGAAAGCTATAGCTTTTTCCCATGCTGCCTATGTTGGAACAGCCACTGTGGCATGTGCTTTACTTTTTCTCCCTCTTTTGGTATTCATTAGAGAAGAGTTGATTCTCTGGCGTCAAAAGAAATTGCTCCTGGGTCCTCCCAAAATGGTTGCTGAGAATCCGCCAGCATCGGTGGAGAGCGAGCTGAAAGCAATCCCCGAACTACCTCAAATATCAGAAACCAAGAAAGAATTCAACTCGAAGAGCTCCTGGCTCACGGATATTTTCTTGAATAAACCAGCTAGAGGGGAAGATTATACAATCTTACAAGCACTCCTAAGTACTGATATGTTGATTCTGTTTCTGGCTACATTCTGCGGACTTGGATCAAGCCTAACCGCAGTTGATAACTTGGGTCAGATAGGAGAATCTTTAGGATATCCAACAACCACCATTAAGTCCTTTGTGTCACTTCTCAGCATATGGAATTTCTTTGGGAGAATATTTGCAGGATTTGTGTCTGAAAGCCTACTTGTCAGGTTCAAGTTTCCTAGGCCCCTTATGATGACATTAGTCCTCTTGCTCTCGTGCATCGGCCTCCTTTTCATCGCCTTCCCCTTCCCAGGTTCAGTGTACGTGGCATCTTTAATCATCGGTTTCTCATTTGGTGCACAGTTGCCATTACTTTTTACAATCATTTCTGAGCTTTTTGGCCTGAAGTACTATTCCACATTATTCAACTGTGGGCAATTGGCTAGCCCTCTTGGATCATACATCCTGAATGTGAGAGTGACTGGACCTCTTTATGATAGAGAAGCATTGAGGGATCTTGAGAAAAAAGGCTTGACTAGAGCATCTGTCAAAGAGTTGACTTGTATGGGTAACCAATGTTATCGGTTGGCTTTCATAATCTTGGCTGGTGTCACATTCTTTGGTGCTCTAGCTTCATTGATTTTGGTTGCAAGAACTCGACAATTTTACAAAGGGGATATATACAAGAAGTTTAGAGAGCAAGCAGAGGCAGCAGATACAGAAATGGCTTCACCAAACAGTACTAAGACACGGTGA
- the LOC138906069 gene encoding uncharacterized protein, translating to MTGYTHRQVWERTSDDADEEHVASAVRVLQEQHAIILGHLTRQDHVMMELKQALSDASNNVNRRDPIPPEVPVNQTTWRVDNNTPRDEVGSDGSGGSRSVLNNDNDLFKKELLLFMEEVNARMNQIPGALPILKDPNSKKYIHLPYKLSAAPKLIPKHFKMPEVPKYDGTSDPYEHITTYITAVKGNNLAPHDIESVLLKKFGETLRKGALMWYSLFSEHSIDFFKMLADSFIKAYSSARKVQARKANIFRITQGEFELLREYVTRFQKERMFQPAVPDE from the coding sequence ATGACGGGATATACCCATCGACAGGTCTGGGAGAGAACTtctgatgatgctgatgaggagcatgtagcGAGTGCAgtgagggtcctgcaagagcaacatgcaatcattctaggccatctcacgcggcaggatcaTGTTATGATGGAACTAAAGCAGGCGTTATCAGATGCTTCAAATAATGTGAACAggcgagatccaattcctcccgaGGTTCCCGTAAACCAAACGACGtggagagtcgacaacaacacccccAGGGAcgaagttggctccgatgggTCCGGGGGGAGTAGATCCGTCCTCAACAACGATAACGATCTGTTCAAGAAGGAACTTTTGCTGTTCATGGAGGAAGTAAATGCACGCATGAATCAAATCCCTGGCGCACTACCAATATTGAAGGAcccgaactcgaagaagtatattcaTTTACCGTACAAACTGAGTGCGGCCCCGAAATTAATCCCGAAGCATTTCAAAATGCCCGAAGTACCGaagtatgacggaacttcagaTCCGTATGAGCACATTACCACTTATATAACGGCAGTGAAAGGAAATAATTTGGCTCCTCACGATATTGAGTCCGTgttgttgaagaaatttggtgagactctcAGGAAGGGAGCTTTAATGTGGTATTCACTATTttccgagcattccatagatttctttaagatgctcgcggattctttcatcaaggcttaTTCCAGCGCCAGAAAGGTGCAGGCCCGAAAGGCCAACATATTCAGGATCACACAGGGAGAGTTCGAGTTATTACGAGAGTACGTCACCcggttccagaaagaaagaatgtttcaACCGGCGGTCCCGGATGAATaa